A single region of the Candidatus Protochlamydia amoebophila UWE25 genome encodes:
- the yajC gene encoding preprotein translocase subunit YajC, with protein sequence MKFKLYAFLTTLLFLSNGYLFGEGEDVLPPPDQSFWQTLVMIGIAFLFFYVILWRPEQKRRKALEDQRSALKKGDRVVAMGIIGTVVRLGEQTVIVKMYDGAKLEFYKAAITDILPEADENDKKVELLSEDQ encoded by the coding sequence ATGAAATTTAAATTATATGCTTTTTTAACAACATTGCTATTCCTGTCAAATGGTTATCTATTTGGTGAAGGAGAAGATGTCCTGCCTCCTCCAGACCAAAGTTTTTGGCAGACTCTCGTAATGATCGGAATTGCTTTTTTATTTTTTTATGTCATTTTATGGAGACCAGAACAAAAAAGACGTAAAGCTTTAGAAGATCAGCGAAGTGCCTTAAAAAAGGGAGATCGGGTTGTTGCAATGGGGATTATTGGAACTGTGGTTCGATTGGGAGAGCAGACTGTCATTGTTAAAATGTATGATGGAGCCAAATTAGAATTTTATAAGGCAGCTATCACAGATATTTTACCTGAAGCAGATGAAAATGATAAAAAAGTAGAATTACTATCTGAAGATCAGTAG
- the rlmD gene encoding 23S rRNA (uracil(1939)-C(5))-methyltransferase RlmD, with the protein MKQRSIDAQIKEFSTDGHGMGSTLLLSNQKEIQVEVPFTIPGDQVNAILYKKTKDKYLSRLSKVTMPSNNRIDALCMHFGSCGGCCWQQLPYELQLKQKEKSIQNLFKPYLNENVKWHSIIPSSPWHYRNKMELTFSSDKAGRRYLGLIMQGTRGHVFQMKECLLANGWFAQAARAIQKWWDNSDVQAYHAIKDRGSLRTLTLREGLRTGDRLVMLTVSGNPDYALTKSQLQSFVQVLRDSIELSNSDQKLSVFLRIQQIAKGRPTNFYEMLLYGPDHIREKLYLPDFNEAIQTLNFRISPSAFFQPNTEQAEKLYSQALKLADLSASHVVYDLYCGTGTLGICSAKYVKEVIGIELSRESVLDARENVKENGLSNVTIKSGDVGQVLEALSQENSLKPDVVMVDPPRIGLDAKAIKHILDLKAPKLVYISCNPKTQVMNLGPLIDGGYQLQIVQPVDQFPQTVHVENITLLTLP; encoded by the coding sequence ATGAAACAACGTTCAATTGATGCCCAAATTAAAGAATTTTCAACCGATGGACACGGAATGGGCTCTACCCTCCTCCTATCAAATCAAAAAGAAATTCAAGTGGAAGTTCCTTTTACGATTCCTGGGGATCAGGTCAATGCTATTTTATATAAAAAAACGAAAGACAAATATTTAAGCCGTTTGTCAAAAGTAACCATGCCTTCAAATAATCGTATTGACGCGTTATGCATGCATTTTGGTTCTTGTGGAGGGTGTTGCTGGCAACAATTGCCTTACGAGCTGCAGTTAAAGCAAAAAGAAAAATCTATTCAGAATCTTTTTAAACCCTACTTGAATGAAAATGTAAAATGGCATTCAATTATTCCAAGTTCTCCTTGGCATTATCGGAATAAAATGGAATTGACATTTTCAAGCGATAAAGCTGGTCGTCGCTATTTGGGATTGATTATGCAAGGAACACGCGGACATGTATTTCAAATGAAAGAATGTTTATTAGCGAATGGGTGGTTTGCTCAGGCTGCTAGAGCTATACAGAAATGGTGGGATAATTCAGATGTACAAGCTTACCATGCTATTAAAGATAGAGGATCTTTAAGAACATTAACGCTACGAGAAGGCTTGAGGACAGGGGACCGCTTAGTAATGCTTACTGTATCTGGTAATCCTGATTATGCCTTAACTAAATCCCAATTACAAAGTTTTGTTCAGGTTCTACGGGATTCTATAGAACTTTCTAATTCTGATCAAAAGTTATCAGTTTTTCTACGAATACAACAAATTGCAAAGGGAAGACCTACCAACTTTTATGAAATGCTCCTGTATGGTCCAGATCATATTCGAGAAAAACTCTATTTACCAGATTTCAATGAAGCTATTCAAACATTGAATTTTCGAATTAGCCCTTCAGCATTTTTTCAACCTAATACTGAGCAAGCGGAAAAACTTTATAGCCAAGCTTTAAAGCTAGCCGATTTATCTGCTTCTCATGTTGTTTACGATTTATATTGCGGAACAGGGACGCTGGGAATTTGCTCGGCTAAATATGTCAAAGAGGTTATTGGAATAGAGTTAAGTCGAGAATCTGTGTTAGATGCAAGAGAAAATGTGAAAGAAAATGGTCTTTCGAATGTTACCATCAAATCGGGAGATGTGGGACAAGTTCTTGAAGCACTTTCGCAGGAAAACTCTCTAAAACCAGATGTTGTAATGGTAGATCCTCCTCGGATCGGTTTAGATGCGAAAGCGATTAAACATATTTTAGACCTTAAAGCCCCTAAACTAGTTTACATTTCCTGTAATCCCAAAACTCAAGTGATGAATTTGGGCCCTCTCATAGATGGGGGATATCAATTGCAAATTGTCCAACCTGTTGACCAATTCCCCCAAACTGTTCATGTGGAAAATATCACTTTGTTAACACTCCCATAA
- a CDS encoding histone, which yields MSLKDTFKNLRELLSNITSDLEKSENGNKAASQRVRTGTVKLEKIAKLFRKESIASEKKTKGQKKPAKTAPKAAKAPAKKAAAPAKKAAAAPAKKAAAVKAKPKAKSTSFRPRQMSVKRATAKIPTRKTSA from the coding sequence ATGTCATTAAAAGACACATTTAAAAATTTAAGAGAATTATTATCAAATATCACTTCGGATCTGGAAAAGTCTGAAAATGGTAATAAGGCAGCTTCTCAACGCGTTCGCACAGGTACAGTTAAATTAGAAAAAATTGCTAAATTATTCCGTAAAGAGTCTATTGCTTCTGAAAAGAAAACAAAAGGCCAGAAAAAGCCTGCAAAAACAGCTCCTAAAGCTGCTAAAGCCCCAGCTAAAAAAGCCGCTGCTCCAGCGAAAAAAGCAGCAGCAGCACCCGCGAAAAAAGCTGCAGCGGTAAAAGCAAAGCCAAAAGCAAAATCAACAAGCTTTAGACCAAGACAAATGTCTGTTAAGCGCGCAACAGCTAAGATTCCTACAAGAAAAACTAGCGCATAA
- a CDS encoding tetratricopeptide repeat protein, which produces MKKCLFFFFYIISCRTFLSAELADLNSSKKFLHAERLKAEGHYEDALHYYFFMDEHFETTPELCQSMHLSQAHCLLELHQPELAIDLLTQDSNPHSPYQNYLIGLAYRQQKNYQLALNILNTIDSNRDTALGDKINFEKGINYFYLGKSKDSAFFLKKIEWSPFEPTMYYLSKLYLIRMALLNKETSSAKASLLHLHDKLPDTHPLHFEKNYLEGMMYFQDGKYQEAITYLQKVNFTSNSYQKKVQAHLVKCFFKLAEKATDQAEVVDFLTQAEAILKNTSDEIKNLLLCDFYLLKAARLSDPNAYQQAKEILKNLATFNTEEGQRQAKLKLANAAPCRVERIEQYNKLIQDAQSDLILQADAWYLKGLNELEEGQIQCLSISSLPLSNIYFEEAALSFKHAHQLYLNIQPQSAGDALKNQILANFYQSDDSKKKQAFKLLTALTKNGSDSGQLLILAGLIVTSIKNPDSEDLLNAKTLLKTSPNFDQKTNEKILKLQGILLTKENDWKAAYNHFSDFFKYYPHSIEIGEILFWMADCCSHLNNEQVRQEHLRTLYLNYPQSPFAAPAYFNLFSYREYMQGQRQSIKHLEAMPELFSESPYVISAYYLIGLDHLKNHMTYNGKTHRRKDEIAAIAAFQAAESKFDELFEKKKLTPIDTIYYIHIKYQAMLERASANLAIADQSTSTKKMIYLEYTEDVFKELIQVFHDPNPLIQTTLLKDQSYPKILQEAEFGLAQTYTRRNKIDEAYQLFDQLTQKAQQNITENNYLLAKAYYEKGVLSQKKYNYSQALNDFLQAEEVNHAFNFLSPDEKLDLWIQQSQCYKELGQLEEAMLLLSKVINDEAISSLRVKAMYLRADIYTQQGRPELALKQLDATSKKGGEWSKKAKEKMEKDYAY; this is translated from the coding sequence ATGAAAAAATGCCTGTTTTTCTTTTTTTATATTATTAGCTGCAGAACCTTTCTATCAGCAGAGTTGGCAGATTTAAATTCCTCGAAAAAATTTCTACATGCTGAAAGGTTAAAAGCTGAAGGACACTATGAAGATGCTCTGCACTATTATTTTTTCATGGATGAACATTTTGAAACGACACCTGAGCTTTGTCAATCAATGCATCTATCACAAGCTCACTGCCTCTTAGAATTACATCAACCTGAGCTCGCTATTGATTTATTGACTCAGGATTCCAACCCTCACTCCCCCTATCAAAACTATTTGATTGGCCTAGCCTATCGACAACAGAAAAATTATCAATTAGCTTTGAATATTTTAAATACAATAGATAGTAATCGAGACACTGCATTAGGTGATAAAATCAATTTTGAAAAAGGGATCAATTACTTTTATTTAGGAAAGTCAAAAGATTCCGCTTTTTTTTTAAAAAAAATTGAGTGGTCTCCCTTTGAGCCAACTATGTATTATTTATCAAAGCTTTATCTCATTAGAATGGCTTTATTAAATAAAGAAACTTCTTCCGCAAAGGCTTCCCTTTTACATTTGCACGATAAATTACCCGATACCCATCCTCTTCATTTTGAAAAAAATTATTTAGAAGGAATGATGTATTTTCAAGATGGCAAATACCAAGAAGCAATTACTTACTTACAAAAAGTCAATTTTACTTCAAACTCTTATCAAAAAAAAGTTCAAGCTCATTTAGTAAAATGCTTTTTTAAATTAGCCGAGAAAGCCACAGATCAGGCAGAAGTAGTCGATTTCCTGACACAAGCAGAAGCAATTTTAAAAAATACTTCTGATGAAATAAAAAATCTTCTTCTCTGCGATTTTTATTTGTTGAAAGCAGCTCGTTTAAGTGATCCAAATGCTTACCAGCAAGCTAAAGAGATTTTGAAAAATTTAGCTACCTTTAACACAGAAGAAGGTCAAAGGCAAGCAAAGCTCAAACTTGCAAATGCTGCTCCTTGTCGAGTCGAGCGAATTGAACAGTATAATAAGCTTATTCAAGATGCCCAATCTGATCTCATTTTGCAAGCCGATGCTTGGTATTTGAAAGGTTTAAACGAGCTAGAAGAAGGACAAATTCAATGCCTATCTATTTCCTCACTTCCTCTCTCTAATATTTATTTTGAAGAAGCGGCATTATCGTTCAAACATGCTCATCAACTTTATTTAAATATTCAACCGCAATCCGCAGGAGATGCCTTAAAAAATCAGATTTTAGCGAATTTTTATCAATCAGACGATTCTAAAAAAAAACAAGCTTTTAAACTCCTGACCGCGCTCACAAAAAATGGTTCTGATTCAGGTCAGTTATTAATCTTAGCAGGTTTAATTGTCACTTCCATAAAAAATCCTGATTCAGAAGACCTTTTGAATGCAAAAACTCTTTTAAAAACCTCTCCCAACTTTGATCAAAAAACCAATGAAAAAATTCTCAAGCTTCAAGGAATTTTATTGACCAAAGAAAATGATTGGAAAGCTGCTTACAATCATTTTTCTGACTTTTTTAAATATTACCCTCATTCCATTGAAATAGGTGAAATTCTTTTTTGGATGGCCGATTGTTGCAGCCATTTAAATAATGAACAAGTGAGGCAGGAACATTTAAGGACTCTTTATCTGAATTATCCTCAAAGCCCTTTTGCGGCCCCAGCATATTTTAATTTATTTTCTTACCGAGAATATATGCAAGGACAGCGACAATCGATTAAGCACTTAGAAGCAATGCCAGAATTATTTTCTGAAAGCCCTTACGTAATTAGTGCTTATTATTTAATTGGCCTTGACCATTTAAAAAACCACATGACTTACAATGGCAAGACTCATCGCCGAAAAGATGAGATTGCTGCGATTGCCGCTTTCCAAGCGGCAGAAAGTAAATTTGATGAGTTATTTGAAAAAAAGAAATTAACCCCTATCGACACAATTTACTACATTCATATCAAGTATCAGGCTATGCTGGAAAGAGCATCAGCAAATTTAGCAATTGCCGATCAATCCACATCAACCAAAAAAATGATTTATTTGGAATATACCGAAGATGTTTTTAAAGAACTAATTCAGGTCTTTCATGACCCAAATCCTCTTATCCAAACTACCCTACTTAAAGATCAATCCTATCCTAAAATCTTACAAGAAGCAGAGTTTGGACTCGCGCAAACATATACAAGACGAAATAAAATAGATGAAGCTTATCAATTATTCGATCAATTGACTCAAAAAGCTCAGCAGAATATTACAGAAAACAATTATTTACTTGCGAAGGCTTATTATGAAAAAGGAGTACTTTCTCAAAAAAAATACAATTACTCCCAAGCTTTAAATGATTTTCTACAAGCGGAAGAAGTCAATCATGCTTTCAACTTCTTAAGTCCCGATGAAAAATTGGATTTATGGATTCAACAAAGTCAGTGTTATAAAGAGCTGGGACAACTAGAAGAAGCTATGTTACTTCTCTCGAAAGTCATTAATGACGAAGCCATTTCAAGTTTACGGGTTAAAGCTATGTATTTAAGAGCAGATATTTATACTCAACAAGGCAGACCTGAGCTTGCCTTGAAGCAATTGGATGCTACCTCGAAAAAGGGGGGCGAATGGAGCAAAAAAGCAAAAGAAAAAATGGAAAAAGATTATGCCTATTGA
- a CDS encoding MotA/TolQ/ExbB proton channel family protein, whose protein sequence is MPIDYLLFEPCLANLFFYGSNWNIILLIIIGCSILSVTIFIERLMQIQKSEIDTNQFIISMRKTIKEGNIVEAIQICEKTGGTIATIIKAGLIKHNRDKEQIESAMEISGLVEIARLERNAKILSIIAYIAPLIGLLGTVLGFIQAFSEMRLSGLVDISATRIGEAMEYALVTTAAGLVVAIPSVIAYNYLVSRVEGFVLEIQTASAEIVDLLLDREEEF, encoded by the coding sequence ATGCCTATTGACTATTTATTGTTTGAACCCTGTTTAGCAAATCTATTTTTTTATGGCTCTAATTGGAACATTATTTTATTAATCATCATTGGCTGCTCAATTCTAAGCGTAACGATTTTTATTGAAAGATTGATGCAAATACAAAAATCAGAAATTGATACTAATCAATTTATTATCTCTATGAGAAAAACAATTAAAGAAGGAAATATTGTTGAAGCTATTCAAATTTGTGAAAAAACTGGCGGAACAATTGCTACTATTATCAAAGCAGGATTGATCAAACATAATCGTGATAAAGAGCAAATTGAATCAGCCATGGAAATTTCAGGGCTTGTAGAAATTGCCCGTCTTGAGAGAAACGCCAAAATTTTATCTATTATTGCTTACATTGCACCTTTAATTGGCCTGCTAGGAACTGTTTTAGGATTTATTCAAGCTTTTTCAGAAATGCGTTTAAGTGGACTTGTAGATATTTCTGCCACAAGGATTGGAGAGGCTATGGAATATGCTCTAGTTACAACCGCGGCTGGACTGGTAGTGGCAATCCCTTCTGTAATAGCTTATAATTATTTGGTGAGTAGGGTTGAAGGATTTGTTTTAGAAATTCAAACAGCCTCTGCAGAAATTGTTGATCTCCTTTTAGATCGTGAAGAGGAGTTTTAA
- a CDS encoding ExbD/TolR family protein translates to MKFKTRLKSSNALIDLTPLVDVIFLMLIFFIVTSDILPLKSLNIENPQLKKDSTPLTTQLLLVMDAQQVIYLGSKKSIVDFSSLQSDLENEIQNLKKQNGGIWPTVVLSVDRRIEYGLFLKLFAIAQECCPHLRLVYQPLEHLEEF, encoded by the coding sequence ATGAAATTTAAAACTCGCTTAAAGTCCTCGAATGCATTAATTGATTTAACACCCCTTGTTGATGTCATTTTCTTGATGCTTATATTTTTTATCGTGACCTCAGATATTCTTCCTCTGAAATCATTGAATATTGAAAATCCTCAATTAAAAAAAGACTCTACTCCCCTAACAACTCAGCTTCTTTTAGTGATGGATGCCCAACAAGTCATCTATTTAGGATCCAAAAAAAGCATTGTCGATTTTTCTTCCTTGCAGAGCGATTTAGAAAATGAAATACAAAATTTAAAAAAACAAAATGGAGGTATTTGGCCCACCGTTGTTTTAAGCGTAGACCGACGCATTGAGTATGGATTATTTTTAAAGCTCTTTGCAATTGCACAAGAATGCTGCCCACATTTAAGGCTTGTTTATCAACCTTTAGAACATTTGGAAGAATTTTGA